The following is a genomic window from Candidatus Hydrogenedentota bacterium.
CTCGATGAACTGCCACCGGTCCGACCCGTGGCCGTGCAGCGCGATGATCACCCCGAGCCCCTCCGGCCCCTCCGCCCCCGGCGGCAGCCGGAGGACGTAGCGCTGTTCGGTACCGTCAAAGGCGGCGGTGAACACAATGTCCGCGGGCGGCGCGGAGAGCAGGAGAAGGGCCGGGAGGGCGAGGAAGAGGGCCTTCATGTCCGCGCCTCGATGCGGTCGGTGAACAGCGCCTCTGCCAGGATGGCGTAGCCCTCCGCCGCCGACAGGTAGGGGGTGTGCGGCACGCGGTGGGTGAGCAGGTCCCCCCGGAAGGTGCCCTCGCTCGCGTGGCGGTGCAGGCCCACCCGCACCGGCGCGCCCGTCAGGAAGGCCAGAATGGCCGTGATCCGGGCGAAGAACTCCAGGTCCACCGTGGCGTCAATCCGCAGCCGCCGGCACGCGGCGACCATCCGGACCGTGTCGAGGACAAACGGAAAAAACCCTGTGTCCCGGATGGTCAGCACGTTCTCCCGGGGCACCAGGTCCAGAATGTCCACAATTTCCCGGTTCTTCGCGAACACGCACACGAAGACGTCTTCCCGGCCCAGGCGCTCCGCCGTGTTGGCGATGGCCGGGGCCGCGAGAAGGGTGGCGCCCTGCTCGGCCGGCTTGAGAAACATGACCCGCGTGACGGGGCGCCGCGAATGGTCGCCAATAACCAGCCCGGCCATCTTGCGCAGGATGGTCAGCACGGCGCACAGGGGGATGCCTATCCACCGGTCCACCACTCTGACAAGTATCATCGCCATGGTATTACGTCCCGCCGTTCTTCGCTTCGGGCGCCTCAAAAATGATCAGCGCCCACCTGTCGGTCACCTGCCGCGTTTCATACACCCGTGTGTCCATGTGCGGCGCCAGTTTCTCCAGCAGCCTCGTCTTCACGAGAACAAGCTGCGCGCGCCCCGTGTTCCGGCCTTCCTTCACCGCGTCCTGCGCCTCCTCCACCCGCAGAGCGCGCATCCGCTCTCCCGTGTAGAACTGCAGTCCGTACAGCTCGTCCTCCCCCAGCACGAGCAGGTCGTGCTCCGGGAACTCCGCCAGGGCCGGGGCGAGCTTCGCGGAAAGCTGCCGCATGTCGTGCGGGGACTCCACCCGCGCCGCAACCCCCTTGGCGGCCACCACTGCCAGCGCGACCGCGACGGCCAGCCGCAGCGGGGCGCGCCGCCCGAGGGCGCCGTTCTCCACCAGATGGTCCAGCCCCTTCCCCAACGCCAGGGAGGCGGGCACAAACAGCGGCAGTAGGTACAGCGCCAGCCGGGAGGTGGACAGGGAAAACACCGCCAGAGGCCCGAGGATGCCGGACACGATGAACAGCCACTCCGCCGCATGGGGCCAGCGGGTCACCCGCAGCCACTGCCCGGCGGGCCAGGGGATGCCCCGGCGGCGGAGCAGGACCAGCGCGGTCCACGGCAGGGCGCCGAACAGCAGCACCGGCCCGTAGACCGTCAGGGGCTTGTACAATTCGGGGTTCCGGTCAAACTCGCCGTAGAGGTTCCGGCCGATGGTCTCGTGCAGAATCCAGTAGTCCCTCAGCTCCGGGTGCTGGACCATTTTCACAATGAACCAGGGGAGCCCCAAAGCGGCGAACACGAGGGCCCCCGCCAGCAGGTGCCAGACGGGGAATGCCTCCCCCCGCCGCCTCAGGGGAACATAGGTTGCGGCCACGGCGATGAGCGCCAGCAGCGCCACGGGGCCCTTGGTCATGAACCCCGCCCCGACCGCCGCGCCCAGCGCCAGGGCGCTCCACAGGCGTTTTCCCCGCACGGAATACCAGAAGAACAAGGCCGCCGCCGCCATCCACAGCGCCAGATAGGTGTCGGTGGAGAGCGCGTTGGAGGCCCCCGCCGTGAAGGGCGATGCCGCATACACCAGGGCGCACCACGCCCCCGTCCGCCGGTCCCACACCAGCGTGCCCAGGCGGAACACGATCAGCACGGTGAGCACGAAGGCTGCGGACAGCCCGATGCGCGCCCCCCAGGCGTTCTCGCCCAGCACGGCCATGCCCGCCGCAGTGGCCATGTAGGTGACCGGCGGCTTGGTCCAGTGGGGTTTTCCGTTCAGCACGGGCGCCCAGAGGGCCCCCGCCGCCGCGCTCTGGCGGGCACACTCTGCGTAGCGGCCCTCGGTGGACTCGTAGAGCCCCCGGCTGCCCTGAAAAAGGAGCGTGGACAGCCCCGCCAGCACCAGCACGAACAGCAGGGGCCGCCGGACAAAACACCGCTCCAGTCCCCCCGCCTGTCGCGGGGCGCGGGGCGCGGAATCGGTGTCCAGGGCTTCTGTCATGAATTAACCAACCTCGTCTTTCCTCCGGCCGCCGCGCCCGGGGATTCCGGACGCCCCCTCACGCCCCCCCCTGAACGGGGGGCACCGGGCGGACAGGGGAAAACAATACAGCAAACGCGCGTTTCCGTCAAATCGCGGGGCGCTTTCGCGTTGCCCGGGACCGGCCGGGTCGGCTACACTGGTTCCTGACTTCGGGGATGGAGTCCCCCGCACAACCGCCTGACCCGGGCTGATGACTCCTGGCGGACAAGGGTCGGAACGTCTGTTGTCACGCGGAAGGATGCCTGAAGTCATGCAGAAACTGATGTTGCTGGCCCTGGCGGGGGCCCTGGGAACCCTGGCGCGGTATGGGTTGGGCGGTCTCGTCCAAAGGCTCGGGGGGGAAGGTTTTCCCTGGGGCACCCTGGCGGTCAATCTGGCGGGGTGTCTGGCCGCGGGCCTGCTCTGGACCCTCTTCGAGAACCGATGGTCCGTCTCCGGGGAGACGCGCACTGTGGTGCTGGTGGGGTTCATGGGGGCGTTCACCACCTTCTCCACCCTGATCTTGGAAACCGGGCACATGGTGCGGGCCGCGGAATGGGCCCACGCCGGACTCAACCTCACCCTGCACAACGGACTGGGCTTTGCGGCCCTGTTCGCGGGCATATTCCTCGGCCGGATGTTCTAAAGGAGGCGGTACCATGAAACTTCCCCCAGAGTCCTGCCTGTTGCGCATCTTCATCGGCGAGAGCGACAAGAAGGACGGGATGCCCCTCTATGAGGCTCTGGTGCGGGACGCCCGCGCCCGGGGGCTCGCCGGGGCGACGGTCACCCGGGGCTTCCTCGGCTTTGGGGCCAGCAGCCGCATCCACACCGCCAAGGTGCTGCGCCTGTCGGAGGACCTGCCCGTCGTGGTGGAGATCGTGGACGCCGAGGAGAAGATTCAGGCCTTCCTGCCCGAACTCGACGCCCTGATCGCCGACGGGCTCGTGACCATGGAAAAGGTCCGGGTCATCGTCTACCGCCACAATGGCGGGACCACGTAGCGCCGGCGTCCCGCCGGCCCTGGAACGGCAGGCGTTTTCCTAGAACCGCCCGCAGAGGAAGGTCTCAAGCATCCAGCCGTTGAAGTCGTCCTGCTGGTCGTGGAAGAAGAGGTAGCCGCCGAGGGCGTTGAAGGTGAAGGTGTCCGACAGGGGGATTTCCACGCCCGCGCGCGGGCTGGCCCAGAACAGGTGGAAGATGTCCTTCTGGCGGATGCGGAAGGCGTCGCCCGTCAGGGGCGTCCACATGCGCACCTCGGCCTCCGACAACTGCCGGGAATATCCCGCGTTCATCTCCGTCACGGGCTTGGTTCCCTTCAGCGCGCCCAGAATCCCCTTTTCCGTCTTTTCCGGGCGGCCCCAGGGCCACCAGCGAATGGACGCCCCGGCGTTGATGGACTGGCGGGTGAAGTACACCTTGGAGGAGACGGGAAACAGGGGGGGCAGGCCGTAGGTGTCGCGGTTGCGGATGGTGCCCTGGCCGCCGCCCGCATAGACGGTCCACGCGAGGGACTCGTTGATGTCGCGCCCCACGCCCAGGGTCAGGTCCCAGATCATCCAGTCGTCACGCCAGTCCTGGAAGGTGGTCACGCGCCGCCAGCGCGGGAACAGCAGGCTGAACAGGCCGTTGATCTGCCGGTCAATCCGGCTTTCGGAGGTTTTCAGCTTGTTGTGGTAGTTGGACGTGGTGACGAACCAGAACCAGTCGCCGGGTTCTTCCTCGTCCGCTTCGTCCTCCTCCGCACCGGCGGCGGGGGGCGCTTCGGCCTCTACGGCGGCGGTTTCCACCGCGGGGGCGGCGGGGGCCGCCTCCTCCGGGGCTTCGGTGTCGGCGGCGCGCGCGGCCGCGCAGGCCGCCAGCGCGAGGCACAGCAGGAACACGCGGGTCATGCCGGTTCTCCCGTGGTTGTCCGCGCCGCCGCGCGCGCGGTGTTCAGCCGAGGGGCAGGGCGGTGTCGGCGAAGTTATCCATGGCGCGGGAGGCGCGCATGTTCTTCAGCGCGTCAAAGGCCCTGTCAAACGCGACGGTCACCTGCTCCTTGGCGCAGTACCGCCGCCAGGTCACCGTGCGGTCTTCCATCTCCTTGGCGCCGACCACCCAGACATTGGGAATCTTCCCGGTGACGGCATTGCGTATCTTCTTGTTAAAACTCTCCTCCGAGTCGTCCGTCTCGACGCGGAAGAAGTCGCCGCAGAGGCGCTGCTGGAGTTCGGCGGCGTAGGGCGCGAAGTCGGCGCTCACGGGCACGATGCGGACCTGGACCGGGGCCATCCAGGTGGGGAACGCGCCGCCGTAGAACTCGATGAGGAAGGAGATCATGCGCTCGTGGGTGCTCAGGGGGGCGCGGTGCAGGATGTAGGGGCGCTTGCGCTGGCCGTCGCGGTCGGCGTAGGTCAGGTCGAAGCGCTCCGCCATCACGAAGTCAAGCTGGCAGGTGGAGACGGTCTCCTCGCGGCCCATCAGGTTCTTGATCTGGATGTCCACCTTGGGGCCGTAGAAGGCGGCCTCGCCGCGCTCCTCCTCGTAGGCCACCCCGAGGTT
Proteins encoded in this region:
- a CDS encoding DUF190 domain-containing protein; this encodes MKLPPESCLLRIFIGESDKKDGMPLYEALVRDARARGLAGATVTRGFLGFGASSRIHTAKVLRLSEDLPVVVEIVDAEEKIQAFLPELDALIADGLVTMEKVRVIVYRHNGGTT
- a CDS encoding CrcB family protein produces the protein MQKLMLLALAGALGTLARYGLGGLVQRLGGEGFPWGTLAVNLAGCLAAGLLWTLFENRWSVSGETRTVVLVGFMGAFTTFSTLILETGHMVRAAEWAHAGLNLTLHNGLGFAALFAGIFLGRMF
- a CDS encoding phospholipid carrier-dependent glycosyltransferase translates to MTEALDTDSAPRAPRQAGGLERCFVRRPLLFVLVLAGLSTLLFQGSRGLYESTEGRYAECARQSAAAGALWAPVLNGKPHWTKPPVTYMATAAGMAVLGENAWGARIGLSAAFVLTVLIVFRLGTLVWDRRTGAWCALVYAASPFTAGASNALSTDTYLALWMAAAALFFWYSVRGKRLWSALALGAAVGAGFMTKGPVALLALIAVAATYVPLRRRGEAFPVWHLLAGALVFAALGLPWFIVKMVQHPELRDYWILHETIGRNLYGEFDRNPELYKPLTVYGPVLLFGALPWTALVLLRRRGIPWPAGQWLRVTRWPHAAEWLFIVSGILGPLAVFSLSTSRLALYLLPLFVPASLALGKGLDHLVENGALGRRAPLRLAVAVALAVVAAKGVAARVESPHDMRQLSAKLAPALAEFPEHDLLVLGEDELYGLQFYTGERMRALRVEEAQDAVKEGRNTGRAQLVLVKTRLLEKLAPHMDTRVYETRQVTDRWALIIFEAPEAKNGGT